The following proteins come from a genomic window of Pyxidicoccus sp. MSG2:
- a CDS encoding PAS domain-containing sensor histidine kinase codes for MPVVDFQRLFEKSPGLYLVLAPDAAFTILAVTDAYLRATMTRREDVLGRGLFDLFPDNPEDAQATGTRNLRASLEHALATRAPDVMAVQKYDIPRPGGGFEERHWSPVNTPVLSEDGQVRYLIHQVEDMTEVVRLTRRGEQDRIELLTLQRTVRVRTDLHALMEHAPAAMAVLRGPGHIYDYANAEYLQLVGRAAVVGRPVHDVLPEIAAQGFIEVLDRVYATGEPFIADELVVRLDRAGTGRLEERFLNFVFQPTRAPDRAVDGIFIQAVDVTAQVLARREMEEERARLRAVLENAPMAVAIADASGRVVLANKRIEAELRHPAHATTQPADYHQWPILRPDGTPIATEDYPLIRGLRGMEAHGEELNYIFGDGSQGVVEAHYGPARDARGNIIASVVFFRDITQRRKLEQEARQRAGFEQQLIGIVSHDLRNPISAILLSTTTQLRRTDLDERLRQPLGRILSSAERANRLIRDLLDFTQARLGGGIPMRPGPLDFHAFTRQVLDEIQVSHPERELRVEQHGDGQGAWDGDRLAQLVGNLLGNALAYSPAGSPVGVTTRGEPHDVVLEVHNTGTPIPAELQARLFQPMQRGGNRDSRSRSVGLGLYIVDQIVRAHGGAITVTSLPDEGTTFTVRLPRAPHPTPG; via the coding sequence GTGCCCGTCGTCGACTTCCAGCGTCTCTTCGAGAAGAGCCCGGGCCTCTACCTCGTCCTCGCGCCGGACGCGGCCTTCACCATCCTCGCCGTCACGGACGCCTACCTCCGCGCGACGATGACGCGCCGCGAGGACGTCCTCGGCCGGGGCCTCTTCGACCTGTTCCCGGACAACCCCGAGGACGCACAGGCCACCGGCACCCGCAACCTGCGCGCCTCGCTGGAGCACGCGCTGGCCACCCGGGCCCCGGACGTCATGGCCGTGCAGAAGTACGACATCCCCCGGCCCGGCGGCGGCTTCGAGGAGCGCCACTGGAGCCCCGTCAACACTCCCGTCCTCTCCGAAGACGGACAGGTGCGCTACCTCATCCACCAGGTGGAGGACATGACCGAGGTGGTGCGCCTCACCCGGCGCGGCGAGCAGGACCGCATCGAGTTGCTGACGCTCCAGCGGACCGTGCGCGTGCGCACGGACCTGCACGCCCTCATGGAGCACGCCCCTGCCGCCATGGCCGTGCTGCGGGGCCCGGGCCACATCTACGACTACGCCAACGCGGAATACCTCCAGCTGGTCGGCCGCGCAGCCGTGGTGGGAAGGCCCGTGCACGACGTGCTGCCGGAAATCGCGGCGCAGGGCTTCATCGAGGTGCTGGACCGCGTGTACGCCACCGGGGAGCCCTTCATCGCCGACGAGCTCGTGGTCCGCCTGGACCGCGCGGGCACCGGGCGCCTGGAAGAGCGCTTCCTCAATTTCGTCTTCCAGCCCACCCGCGCCCCGGACCGGGCCGTGGACGGCATCTTCATCCAGGCGGTGGACGTGACGGCCCAGGTGCTGGCCCGGCGGGAGATGGAGGAGGAGCGGGCCCGCCTGCGCGCGGTACTGGAGAACGCCCCCATGGCGGTGGCCATCGCGGATGCGTCCGGCCGCGTCGTGCTCGCCAACAAGCGCATCGAGGCCGAGCTCCGTCACCCGGCCCACGCCACCACCCAGCCCGCGGACTACCACCAGTGGCCCATCCTCCGGCCCGACGGCACGCCCATCGCCACCGAGGACTACCCGCTCATCCGCGGACTGCGGGGCATGGAGGCCCACGGCGAGGAGCTCAACTACATCTTCGGGGACGGCAGCCAGGGCGTGGTGGAGGCGCACTACGGGCCCGCCCGTGACGCGCGGGGAAACATCATCGCCTCCGTCGTCTTCTTCCGGGACATCACCCAGCGCCGGAAGCTGGAGCAGGAGGCGCGTCAGCGCGCCGGCTTCGAGCAGCAGCTCATCGGCATCGTCTCGCATGATTTGCGCAACCCCATCAGCGCCATCCTCCTGTCCACCACGACGCAGCTGCGGCGCACGGACCTGGACGAGCGGCTGCGCCAGCCGCTGGGCCGCATCCTCTCCTCCGCCGAGCGCGCCAACCGGCTCATCCGAGACCTGCTCGACTTCACCCAGGCCCGGCTGGGCGGCGGGATTCCCATGCGGCCGGGGCCCCTGGACTTCCATGCCTTCACCCGGCAGGTGCTGGACGAAATCCAGGTGTCCCATCCCGAGCGCGAGCTGCGGGTGGAGCAGCACGGAGACGGCCAGGGCGCGTGGGACGGGGACCGGCTCGCGCAGCTCGTGGGCAACCTGCTGGGCAACGCGCTCGCCTACAGCCCCGCGGGCAGCCCGGTGGGCGTGACGACGCGGGGCGAGCCGCACGACGTGGTGCTCGAGGTGCACAACACCGGCACCCCCATTCCCGCCGAGCTGCAAGCCCGCCTCTTCCAGCCGATGCAGCGCGGCGGCAACCGCGACTCGCGTAGCCGCAGCGTGGGGCTGGGGCTGTACATCGTCGACCAGATTGTCCGCGCGCATGGCGGCGCCATCACCGTGACGTCCCTGCCGGATGAGGGCACCACCTTCACCGTGCGGTTGCCGCGAGCGCCCCACCCGACGCCCGGGTGA
- a CDS encoding YiaA/YiaB family inner membrane protein: MSRATPKVVVPHSTAWVAQTWLSFVLSVGVTAVGIWNLPVDIWVKSFLAMGLLFTVGSTFSLSKTVRDQHEMEQLGTRIDEARVARLLSEHDPVAPPKL, encoded by the coding sequence ATGTCCCGCGCCACGCCGAAGGTCGTCGTTCCCCACAGCACCGCCTGGGTCGCCCAGACCTGGCTGTCCTTCGTCCTGTCCGTCGGCGTTACGGCGGTGGGCATCTGGAACCTGCCCGTGGACATCTGGGTGAAGTCCTTCCTGGCCATGGGGCTCCTCTTCACCGTGGGCTCCACCTTCAGCCTGTCGAAGACGGTGAGGGACCAGCACGAGATGGAGCAGCTCGGCACGCGCATCGACGAGGCCCGCGTGGCCCGGCTCCTCTCCGAGCACGACCCGGTGGCCCCGCCGAAGCTGTGA
- a CDS encoding efflux RND transporter permease subunit → MFVDFFIRRPVFAIVCSILLTLVGLVAIPSLPIAQYPDLAPPQVTVSSTYVGASAEVVESAVTIPLEQELNGVEGMRYITSTSSNDGTSTIIITFEASRDIEVAAVDVQNRVSRASARLPSQVNQSGIVINKASSQILMSVALFSPDERYDAKFLSNYADVNLKDAIKRVRGVGEVRIFGERKFSMRLWLDPTELARRKLTPQDVTRALQEQNLQVAAGQVGQPPSNEDQPYQLAVRARGRLVEPEEFGDIVLMRQNDGKSVRVKDVGRVEMGAENYSSLLRFGGKAAVGLAIFQLPTANALDVRDGVFAELAKLSQQFPPGMQFQTGTDTTLAVRATIHEVLRSLVEAIALVILVIFLFLHGWRSVLITAFTLPVSLVGTFAFVQLMGFSINTLTLFGLTLATGLVVDDAIVVIENIERLMVERHLTPMQAAREGMKEVAGAVIAISIVLVAVFVPVALFPGTTGAIYRQFALTITASVALSTFCALTLTPALSARMLRHQQGEKWVFFRWVDKTLDATRAVYGRGLRRLLKHPLIILGAFLLCIGATVALFKATPTGFIPDEDQGYIIVSVQGPEGTSLAQTEKVMAEVEAVLKDQPEVRVIFANGGFSPQGTGPNMANIFAALKPWEERRGKDQSVAALVERLRAPLGRIGGARVMPFQPPAIRGVGTVGGFQFVVEDTAGTSSLDQLASAVQTLMARGNEDSQLRGVFTGFNADTPLLDVEVDRQKAKALGVPIEQIFGTMQVYMGSQYVNDFNYANRAYRVYVQAEQQFRDSPQDIGAFYVRSDSGDMIPLESLVKVEPTVSAQVIRHYNLFRAVEINGQAAPGVSSGQAMEAMEALAAQHLPLGMSTEWTGISLEQKQSGGQTMVIFGLGLLFVFLVLAAQYESFTLPLVIILSVPLAIMGALGLQLLRGYANDVFCQVGLVMLVGLASKNAILIVEFAEQLRESGRNVVDAVVEAAEVRLRPILMTSIAFLLGVVPLMTASGAGAASRNSLGTAVFGGMLVSTVVNFVFIPGLYVLMQRLRGEARRPLADVVAPPAPSH, encoded by the coding sequence ATGTTCGTCGACTTCTTCATCCGCCGGCCCGTCTTCGCCATCGTCTGCTCCATCCTGCTGACGCTGGTGGGACTCGTTGCCATTCCCTCGCTGCCCATCGCCCAGTATCCGGACCTGGCACCGCCGCAGGTGACGGTCAGCAGCACCTACGTGGGTGCCAGTGCCGAGGTGGTGGAGAGCGCCGTCACCATCCCACTGGAGCAGGAGCTCAACGGCGTGGAGGGCATGCGCTACATCACCTCCACCAGTAGCAACGATGGCACCAGCACCATCATCATCACCTTCGAGGCCTCGCGTGACATCGAGGTGGCGGCGGTGGACGTGCAGAACCGCGTCAGCCGCGCCTCCGCCCGCCTGCCCTCGCAGGTGAACCAGTCGGGCATCGTCATCAACAAGGCCTCCAGCCAGATTCTGATGTCGGTGGCCCTGTTCAGCCCGGATGAGCGCTACGACGCGAAGTTCCTCAGCAACTACGCCGACGTGAATCTCAAGGACGCCATCAAGCGCGTGCGTGGCGTGGGCGAGGTGCGCATCTTCGGTGAGCGCAAGTTCTCCATGCGCCTGTGGCTGGACCCCACGGAGCTGGCACGCCGCAAGCTCACCCCGCAGGACGTCACACGCGCCCTCCAGGAACAGAACCTCCAGGTGGCCGCAGGACAGGTGGGCCAGCCGCCCTCCAACGAGGACCAGCCCTACCAGCTCGCGGTGCGGGCGCGGGGCCGGCTCGTGGAGCCCGAGGAGTTCGGCGACATCGTCCTCATGCGCCAGAACGACGGCAAGAGCGTGCGCGTGAAGGACGTGGGCCGCGTGGAGATGGGCGCGGAGAACTACAGCTCCCTGCTGCGCTTCGGCGGCAAGGCGGCCGTTGGCCTCGCCATCTTCCAGTTGCCCACCGCCAACGCGCTCGACGTGCGTGACGGCGTCTTCGCGGAGCTGGCGAAGCTCTCTCAGCAATTTCCCCCGGGCATGCAATTCCAGACGGGCACCGACACCACGCTCGCAGTGCGTGCCACCATCCACGAGGTGCTCCGGTCGCTGGTGGAGGCGATTGCGCTCGTCATCCTCGTCATCTTCCTGTTCCTTCACGGCTGGCGCAGCGTGCTCATCACCGCCTTCACCCTCCCCGTCTCGCTGGTGGGCACCTTCGCCTTCGTCCAGTTGATGGGCTTCTCCATCAACACCCTCACCCTCTTCGGCCTCACCCTGGCCACGGGCCTGGTGGTGGACGACGCCATCGTCGTCATCGAGAACATCGAGCGGTTGATGGTGGAGCGGCACCTGACGCCCATGCAGGCCGCGCGAGAAGGCATGAAGGAGGTGGCCGGCGCGGTCATCGCCATCTCCATCGTGCTGGTGGCGGTGTTCGTCCCGGTGGCCCTCTTCCCCGGCACCACCGGCGCCATCTACCGCCAGTTCGCACTGACCATCACCGCGTCGGTGGCCCTCTCCACCTTCTGCGCCCTGACGCTCACGCCCGCGCTGTCCGCGCGGATGCTCAGGCACCAGCAGGGTGAGAAGTGGGTCTTCTTCCGCTGGGTGGACAAAACACTGGACGCGACGCGAGCCGTGTACGGCCGCGGCCTGCGCCGGCTGCTGAAGCATCCGCTCATCATCCTGGGCGCATTCCTGCTGTGCATCGGCGCCACGGTGGCGCTGTTCAAGGCGACGCCCACGGGCTTCATCCCCGACGAGGACCAGGGCTACATCATCGTCTCCGTGCAGGGGCCGGAGGGCACGTCGCTCGCCCAGACGGAGAAGGTGATGGCGGAGGTGGAGGCGGTGCTGAAGGACCAGCCGGAGGTGCGCGTCATCTTCGCCAACGGCGGATTCTCTCCCCAGGGCACCGGCCCCAACATGGCCAACATCTTCGCCGCGCTGAAGCCGTGGGAGGAACGGCGGGGGAAGGACCAGTCGGTGGCCGCGCTGGTGGAGCGACTGCGCGCGCCGCTCGGCCGCATCGGCGGGGCGCGGGTGATGCCCTTCCAGCCTCCGGCCATCCGCGGCGTGGGCACCGTGGGCGGCTTCCAGTTCGTCGTCGAGGACACGGCCGGCACCAGCTCGCTGGACCAGCTTGCCTCCGCCGTGCAGACGCTCATGGCCAGGGGCAACGAGGACAGCCAGTTGCGCGGTGTCTTCACCGGCTTCAACGCCGACACGCCGCTGCTCGACGTGGAGGTGGACCGGCAGAAGGCCAAGGCCCTGGGTGTCCCCATCGAGCAGATTTTCGGCACCATGCAGGTCTACATGGGCAGCCAGTACGTCAACGACTTCAACTACGCGAACCGCGCGTACCGCGTCTATGTGCAGGCCGAGCAGCAGTTCCGCGACAGCCCGCAGGACATCGGCGCCTTCTACGTGCGCAGCGACAGCGGGGACATGATTCCGCTGGAGTCACTGGTGAAGGTGGAGCCCACGGTGTCCGCGCAGGTCATCCGCCACTACAACCTCTTCCGCGCGGTGGAAATCAACGGCCAGGCGGCGCCGGGCGTGTCCTCCGGTCAGGCGATGGAGGCGATGGAGGCCCTCGCCGCGCAGCACCTGCCCCTGGGCATGAGCACGGAGTGGACGGGCATCAGCCTGGAGCAGAAGCAGAGCGGCGGGCAGACGATGGTCATCTTCGGCCTGGGCCTGCTCTTCGTCTTCCTGGTGCTCGCGGCGCAGTACGAGAGCTTCACCCTGCCGCTGGTCATCATCCTCTCAGTGCCGCTGGCCATCATGGGCGCGCTGGGACTCCAGTTGCTGCGCGGGTACGCCAATGACGTGTTCTGTCAGGTGGGACTCGTCATGCTGGTGGGCCTCGCCAGCAAGAACGCCATCCTCATCGTGGAGTTCGCGGAGCAGCTTCGCGAGAGCGGGAGGAATGTCGTCGACGCGGTGGTGGAGGCAGCCGAGGTGCGCCTGCGTCCCATCCTGATGACGTCGATTGCGTTCCTCCTCGGCGTGGTGCCGCTGATGACGGCGTCGGGCGCGGGCGCGGCGTCTCGCAACTCGCTGGGCACGGCGGTGTTCGGCGGGATGCTCGTGTCCACGGTGGTGAACTTCGTCTTCATCCCCGGCCTCTACGTGCTGATGCAGCGGCTGCGCGGCGAGGCCCGGCGGCCCCTCGCCGACGTGGTGGCGCCACCTGCTCCTTCACACTGA
- a CDS encoding LysR family transcriptional regulator, whose amino-acid sequence MIQLQRLEGFYRVARAEGYARAARSFPYPITQPGVHQQVKRLEDEVGVPLFERVGKDRVVLTPEGRALYAHVAPFLEALDTVVQSLRKGEVGGTLRVHASGHVLRYLLPAWLRRLQAKRPDIEVALFESKVPALDVLRSGDTDLVVDHLPEVPDDVESREVGRTHPFLVLPMHHPQAKSAQVKLAQLKDDAFIAYSTDRHLRELQLAELARAGVKPKRLHQADSSETILGFVAAGLGYSLLASLLPGGPREAGVVARPLPGAGSGVIHAAWRKSATRSPLLQAALALAPKP is encoded by the coding sequence ATGATTCAGCTCCAGCGGCTCGAGGGCTTCTACCGCGTGGCGCGCGCGGAAGGGTACGCACGCGCGGCGCGCTCATTCCCGTATCCGATAACGCAACCCGGGGTGCACCAGCAGGTGAAACGCCTGGAGGATGAAGTCGGCGTGCCCCTCTTCGAGCGCGTGGGCAAGGACCGCGTGGTGCTCACACCAGAGGGCCGCGCGCTCTACGCGCACGTGGCCCCCTTCCTGGAAGCGCTCGACACCGTGGTGCAGTCACTGCGCAAGGGCGAGGTGGGCGGCACGCTGCGCGTCCACGCCTCCGGCCACGTGCTGCGCTACCTGCTGCCGGCGTGGCTGCGGCGGCTCCAGGCGAAGCGGCCGGACATCGAGGTGGCCCTCTTCGAGTCCAAGGTGCCCGCGCTGGACGTGCTGCGCTCGGGGGACACGGATCTGGTGGTGGACCACCTGCCGGAGGTGCCCGACGACGTGGAGTCGCGCGAGGTGGGGCGCACGCATCCGTTCCTCGTGCTGCCCATGCACCACCCACAAGCGAAGAGCGCGCAGGTGAAGCTGGCGCAGCTCAAGGACGACGCCTTTATTGCCTACAGCACGGACAGGCACCTGCGTGAATTGCAGCTCGCGGAACTGGCGCGGGCCGGCGTGAAGCCGAAGCGGCTGCACCAGGCGGACTCGTCGGAGACGATTCTCGGCTTCGTCGCGGCGGGGCTGGGCTACTCGCTGCTGGCGTCGCTCTTGCCTGGCGGCCCGCGCGAGGCGGGCGTGGTGGCGCGGCCGCTGCCCGGCGCGGGCTCGGGCGTCATCCACGCTGCGTGGCGCAAGTCAGCCACCCGCAGCCCGCTCCTCCAGGCCGCGCTGGCGCTGGCACCCAAGCCGTAG
- a CDS encoding efflux RND transporter periplasmic adaptor subunit codes for MKTVWSMAVMMAVAGCSGQKPAPAAPPPREIDVVSLAPREVRDTGEYLGSLLSRQSVTVLPQVGGYVRRIHVRPGQQVETGTPLVEVDAREDTAALDSAQAQLSSTKVNLELSRRTLARTEALNKEGLASAQELEAARAQVEAADAASRSSAAQVTQRQVQLQFNVVRAPFAGTVGDVLVRLGDFVNATTPLTSVAQADVLEVSVSVPSSRARSLKPDTAVEILDAKGKVLLTSTVFFVAPQADPRTQLVEVKAAFRNTGGLRPNEMVRARMVYSVRDALQIPALAVVRQSGQPFALVVQEKDGKTAVERRPITLGALGEMAYVVEKGLEAGDLVAISSMQALRDGTPVKVKAAPRAEASAGGTPFGSSR; via the coding sequence ATGAAGACGGTGTGGAGCATGGCGGTGATGATGGCGGTGGCGGGATGCTCCGGGCAGAAGCCAGCCCCGGCCGCGCCGCCACCTCGTGAAATCGACGTGGTGTCGCTGGCCCCTCGCGAGGTGCGGGACACCGGCGAGTACCTCGGCTCGCTGCTGTCGCGGCAGAGCGTCACGGTGCTGCCACAGGTGGGCGGCTACGTGCGCCGCATCCACGTGCGCCCAGGCCAGCAGGTGGAGACCGGCACACCCCTGGTGGAAGTGGATGCGCGCGAGGACACGGCCGCGCTCGACAGCGCACAGGCCCAGCTCAGCTCCACCAAGGTCAATCTGGAACTGTCCCGCCGCACCCTGGCCCGCACGGAGGCGCTCAACAAGGAGGGCCTCGCGAGCGCGCAGGAACTGGAGGCCGCCCGCGCCCAGGTGGAGGCCGCCGACGCCGCGTCGCGCTCCTCCGCCGCACAGGTGACGCAGCGCCAGGTGCAGTTGCAGTTCAACGTGGTGCGCGCGCCCTTCGCCGGCACCGTGGGTGACGTGCTGGTGCGGCTGGGTGACTTCGTCAACGCCACCACGCCGCTGACCAGCGTGGCGCAGGCGGATGTGCTCGAGGTGAGCGTGTCGGTGCCCTCCTCGCGCGCCCGCTCGCTCAAGCCCGACACGGCGGTGGAAATCCTCGACGCGAAGGGGAAGGTGCTGCTCACCAGCACCGTCTTCTTCGTCGCGCCGCAGGCCGACCCGCGCACCCAGTTGGTGGAGGTGAAGGCCGCCTTCCGCAACACGGGGGGCCTGCGCCCCAACGAGATGGTGCGTGCGCGCATGGTCTACTCCGTCAGGGATGCCCTGCAGATTCCGGCGCTCGCGGTGGTGCGCCAGAGCGGCCAGCCCTTCGCGCTGGTGGTGCAGGAGAAGGACGGCAAGACGGCAGTGGAGCGCCGTCCCATCACCCTCGGTGCACTGGGTGAGATGGCCTACGTCGTGGAGAAGGGGCTGGAAGCGGGAGACCTCGTCGCCATCTCCTCCATGCAGGCACTGCGTGACGGCACTCCCGTGAAGGTGAAGGCCGCTCCGCGCGCCGAGGCCTCGGCTGGCGGCACTCCCTTCGGTAGCAGCCGCTGA
- a CDS encoding LysM peptidoglycan-binding domain-containing protein, which translates to MSYRIQSGDTLSGIAKRYNTSVSALMKANPQIKNADLIYTGKSLNIPGSKDSFEPSKGGKPGSKPGSSSGSSGTNGTQGSQATGTNGGNAPTGSAFDIAKSHLNKNAGSLKLEKNGVGSDMEDWVPNNVNCANFVSACLEQAGLITNAQHDNSVMGLQAKLDKDPDFKRVDLKDAKPGDVVSMKTPGGQHVVMFAGWKDGKPQFIGSNNVNSDGSQRITISSMNYPIMSIHQHRG; encoded by the coding sequence ATGAGCTACCGCATCCAGTCGGGCGACACCCTCTCCGGCATCGCCAAGCGCTACAACACCAGCGTCAGCGCGCTGATGAAGGCGAACCCGCAGATCAAGAACGCGGACCTCATCTATACCGGCAAGAGCCTGAACATCCCCGGCTCCAAGGACAGCTTCGAGCCTTCGAAGGGCGGCAAGCCGGGCTCGAAGCCGGGCTCCTCCTCGGGCAGCTCCGGCACCAACGGCACGCAGGGCTCGCAGGCCACGGGCACCAACGGTGGCAACGCCCCCACCGGCAGCGCCTTCGACATCGCGAAGTCGCACCTGAACAAGAACGCGGGCTCGCTGAAGCTGGAGAAGAACGGCGTCGGCAGCGACATGGAGGACTGGGTCCCCAACAACGTCAACTGCGCCAACTTCGTCTCCGCGTGCCTGGAGCAGGCCGGCCTCATCACCAACGCGCAGCACGACAACTCCGTGATGGGCCTGCAGGCCAAGCTGGACAAGGACCCGGACTTCAAGCGCGTGGACCTGAAGGACGCGAAGCCCGGTGACGTGGTGTCCATGAAGACGCCGGGCGGCCAGCACGTGGTGATGTTCGCGGGCTGGAAGGACGGCAAGCCCCAGTTCATCGGCTCCAACAACGTGAACTCAGACGGCTCGCAGCGCATCACCATCAGCTCGATGAACTACCCCATCATGTCCATCCACCAGCACCGCGGCTGA
- a CDS encoding TolC family protein: MAPPSVLLLALAVTSVQSEPTSSDLPSAIVQPKVEDAMLTPVPPAPRWVKTWDEALALVRERSTDLRGAEAGVERASGRWRQALSSLLPNARAQAGVAHDLLNPDVPSGVNPGAAGDGRTATTPVGTLTATLTQSVVDLSAWRGLSSTRAAEKSAVASLQDVRRRLTLGLARTLVATVAAERAAEINRVNLRQALERAALTQRSFELGAGNQLDVVRVNQDVAVARGALVAGDEQLRQAREALGFALGFGQAMGVDPAFNLQGLVDQTRKECSALDGLDSRPDLVAAKAQVESARESKRQAAAGYLPTLGVSSTLYGLTTSPGLGHFATWNVAAVLSVPLWEGGGREGLVRERAGVETQAAAALESARRDVELEVAQARRGVDVAEALVKTASESRDLAERTDRLTRRAFEVGRGSSLELVQSASALRQAELTLVLREFESVQARLDAFLTEARCDW; encoded by the coding sequence ATGGCACCTCCTTCCGTCCTCCTCCTGGCGCTCGCCGTCACCTCGGTACAGTCCGAGCCGACGTCCTCCGACCTCCCCTCGGCCATCGTCCAGCCGAAGGTCGAAGACGCGATGCTCACCCCTGTCCCGCCCGCTCCCCGGTGGGTGAAGACCTGGGACGAGGCGCTCGCCCTCGTGCGCGAGCGCTCCACGGACCTGCGCGGCGCGGAGGCCGGAGTGGAGCGCGCCAGTGGCCGCTGGCGCCAGGCCCTGTCGTCACTGCTGCCCAATGCGCGCGCACAGGCCGGCGTGGCGCATGACCTGCTCAATCCGGACGTCCCCTCGGGGGTGAACCCGGGGGCCGCGGGTGACGGCCGCACCGCCACAACGCCCGTGGGCACCCTCACCGCGACGCTGACTCAGTCGGTGGTGGACCTGAGCGCGTGGCGGGGCCTGTCCTCCACCAGGGCCGCGGAGAAGAGCGCGGTGGCGAGCCTCCAGGACGTACGCCGCCGCCTCACGCTGGGGCTGGCAAGAACGCTGGTGGCGACGGTGGCCGCCGAGCGCGCGGCGGAAATCAACCGCGTGAATCTGCGCCAGGCGTTGGAGCGCGCGGCGCTCACCCAGCGCAGCTTCGAGCTGGGCGCGGGCAACCAACTGGACGTGGTGCGCGTGAATCAGGACGTGGCGGTGGCGCGCGGCGCTCTCGTCGCGGGAGACGAGCAACTGCGCCAGGCGCGTGAGGCCCTGGGCTTCGCGCTCGGCTTCGGCCAGGCGATGGGCGTGGACCCGGCCTTCAACCTCCAGGGACTGGTGGACCAGACGCGCAAGGAATGCTCCGCGCTGGACGGCCTGGACTCTCGACCGGACCTGGTGGCGGCGAAGGCGCAGGTGGAGTCAGCACGGGAGAGCAAGCGTCAGGCGGCCGCGGGCTACCTGCCCACGCTGGGCGTTTCCAGCACCCTCTACGGCCTCACCACGTCCCCGGGCCTCGGCCACTTCGCGACCTGGAATGTCGCCGCCGTGCTGTCGGTGCCCCTCTGGGAGGGCGGCGGGCGCGAGGGGCTGGTGCGCGAGCGGGCGGGCGTGGAGACGCAGGCGGCCGCGGCGCTGGAGAGCGCCCGCCGCGACGTGGAATTGGAAGTGGCCCAGGCCCGACGCGGCGTCGATGTAGCCGAGGCCCTGGTGAAGACGGCGAGCGAGTCACGCGACCTCGCGGAGCGCACCGACCGGCTGACACGACGCGCCTTTGAAGTGGGCCGCGGCAGCAGCCTGGAGCTGGTGCAGAGCGCGTCGGCCCTGCGCCAGGCGGAGCTGACGCTGGTGCTGCGTGAGTTCGAGTCCGTCCAGGCACGCCTGGACGCATTCCTGACGGAGGCCCGGTGCGACTGGTGA
- a CDS encoding protein-tyrosine phosphatase family protein, whose translation MSESFRRLNLDWVLPSLAVGGRFPIEAAEHLARKLGIRYVVDVRVEARDDERVLREHGITLLHLPTEDMRAIRRDMIDDGVEWVTQRLAQGHKVYIHCEHGVGRSALLALCCMVALGHPPLEALTLAKRQRWQVAPSSAQLRTFMAWSEDWRSRHEVSWQVPELQALTAVAYSHLSNPPPADDNDD comes from the coding sequence ATGAGCGAGTCCTTCCGGAGGCTGAACCTGGACTGGGTGCTGCCCTCGCTGGCGGTGGGGGGGCGCTTCCCCATCGAGGCGGCGGAGCACCTCGCGCGCAAGCTCGGCATCCGCTACGTGGTGGACGTGCGGGTGGAGGCGCGCGACGACGAGCGTGTGCTGCGCGAGCACGGCATCACCCTGCTGCACCTGCCCACGGAGGACATGCGCGCCATCCGCCGCGACATGATTGACGACGGCGTCGAGTGGGTGACGCAGCGCCTGGCGCAGGGCCACAAGGTCTACATCCACTGTGAGCACGGCGTGGGGCGCAGCGCGCTGCTGGCGCTGTGCTGCATGGTGGCGCTGGGGCACCCACCGCTGGAGGCGCTGACGCTGGCGAAGCGGCAGCGCTGGCAGGTGGCCCCCAGCTCCGCGCAACTGCGCACCTTCATGGCGTGGTCGGAGGACTGGCGCTCGCGGCACGAGGTGTCATGGCAGGTGCCCGAGCTCCAGGCCCTCACCGCCGTCGCCTACAGCCACCTGAGCAACCCGCCGCCCGCCGACGACAACGACGACTGA